From the Leptospira sp. WS60.C2 genome, one window contains:
- the folP gene encoding dihydropteroate synthase gives MAEIFGILNITADSFSDGGKYLNPDEAIKKGIQLLQEGADWLDVSGQSSNVEASLVSEEEEWNRVEPVIRYFVPKGVRISLDSFRPAVQKKAIEAGVRCLNDITGFTYEGDREFLKTYNEKHPDLKFIIMHSHNRNIANKKSNLTPEKVTKKIQVYFRDRRNELLSLGISESAICYDPGMGFFLSEDPMVSFKVLQDLEILKLEFPQLMVSVSRKSFLGNVLGQLPVTEREFATLACEIHLLKTKIPYIRTHNVLKLRQAEKIWNLCQENE, from the coding sequence ATGGCTGAAATCTTCGGAATCTTAAACATCACTGCTGACTCATTTAGTGATGGAGGCAAATACCTAAACCCTGATGAAGCGATAAAGAAAGGCATACAACTCTTGCAGGAAGGTGCAGATTGGTTGGATGTTTCAGGACAGTCTTCGAATGTCGAAGCCAGCCTAGTTTCCGAAGAGGAAGAATGGAATCGAGTGGAACCTGTGATCCGTTATTTTGTGCCGAAAGGGGTTCGAATCAGTTTGGATAGTTTCCGTCCAGCTGTCCAAAAGAAAGCCATTGAGGCGGGTGTTCGGTGTTTGAATGATATCACTGGTTTTACCTATGAGGGAGACAGAGAGTTCCTAAAAACTTATAATGAAAAACATCCAGATCTAAAATTCATCATCATGCATTCGCATAACAGAAATATTGCGAACAAAAAATCAAACCTAACACCCGAAAAAGTTACAAAAAAAATCCAAGTGTATTTTCGAGACAGAAGAAATGAACTCCTTTCGCTTGGTATTTCGGAATCTGCAATTTGTTATGATCCAGGAATGGGGTTTTTCCTGAGCGAAGACCCAATGGTGTCCTTTAAAGTTTTACAAGACTTAGAAATCTTAAAATTAGAGTTTCCACAATTGATGGTAAGTGTCTCTCGAAAATCATTTTTGGGAAATGTGCTTGGCCAACTGCCCGTAACAGAGAGAGAGTTTGCAACCCTTGCTTGCGAAATCCATTTACTTAAAACCAAAATTCCATACATTCGGACGCATAACGTGCTTAAGTTGAGACAGGCGGAAAAAATTTGGAACTTATGCCAAGAGAATGAATGA
- a CDS encoding tetratricopeptide repeat protein, which translates to MKQSISLFLFTILLFGLVACRYPIAKQDVLESDTLFLDVTNPNAKECNEEGIRLSKSIQLDAAAATWDNCILANPNEVSVHLNRLRFYYLLDEYELLKTRVAKESPSRSSVTYQTILKELDQRLRHEEKVILLDALSRVKGWELFSYEELANYYLQAGNFPFAEGYFNQILEVVPFHENALYGMADIQVHKGNWHSLLDYAKSLEVSAKKNKDFHFYFLKGNYELGRYDVALKWAESASANEKAEIHFLELWRDTLLVLKDNPKWDALLPHYRKAKEKGYSVPESVFFPTLSKEGKDLRKAVRSGRS; encoded by the coding sequence TTGAAACAATCTATTTCCCTCTTTCTATTTACTATATTGCTCTTTGGACTGGTGGCATGCCGATATCCCATCGCCAAACAAGATGTACTCGAATCAGATACTTTGTTTTTAGATGTAACGAATCCAAATGCAAAAGAATGCAATGAAGAAGGAATTCGTTTGTCCAAATCCATCCAACTAGATGCGGCTGCTGCCACATGGGACAATTGTATCCTTGCTAATCCCAATGAAGTTTCTGTTCATCTCAACCGACTTCGATTCTATTATTTACTAGATGAATATGAATTATTAAAAACGCGAGTGGCGAAGGAGTCTCCTTCTCGTAGTTCTGTTACATACCAAACGATATTGAAAGAATTGGACCAAAGACTTCGTCATGAAGAAAAAGTGATCCTTCTTGATGCCCTATCCCGAGTGAAAGGATGGGAACTGTTTTCATATGAAGAACTTGCTAATTATTATTTACAAGCAGGGAATTTCCCTTTTGCAGAAGGGTATTTCAATCAAATTCTAGAAGTAGTTCCGTTCCATGAAAATGCTTTATATGGAATGGCCGATATCCAAGTGCATAAAGGCAATTGGCATAGCCTCTTAGATTATGCAAAATCTCTGGAAGTATCTGCCAAAAAAAATAAAGATTTCCATTTTTATTTTTTGAAAGGGAATTATGAATTAGGTCGCTATGACGTGGCACTCAAATGGGCAGAATCGGCATCGGCGAATGAAAAAGCAGAAATCCATTTTCTAGAACTTTGGCGAGACACTCTCCTTGTCTTAAAAGATAATCCTAAATGGGACGCGTTACTCCCTCACTATCGAAAGGCGAAAGAAAAAGGATATTCGGTTCCTGAATCTGTCTTTTTTCCAACCCTTTCTAAAGAGGGGAAGGACTTAAGAAAAGCAGTCCGGTCGGGAAGAAGTTAG
- a CDS encoding OmpA family protein, giving the protein MKKILISLFISVFPLLAQPLPKVKDVRFYPPLNTQNVEYNPIISPTGRYLVFQSNRPGGEGGMDIWISENLSFPDRMKFPVWSAPKNFRELNTTNFEGMFSILFDEEEKPYELYFTSVRDKSQKDVKKNREGYDGLNLYYTKINQRTGLWSLPIHVNEINSNFEDKMPAVSPDGCSVVFSSNRPGGLGGFDLWISKREPTTIDREKNPDKPKIKCKDGVWQKPISLGAVINTSDDEISPNFHWDGLRLYFSSNRGDKNRKFSFYYSEYNEVTQQFDTPKLLGNPFNTNQPLSGESTGFPFDTPSDYSTYSLWEESDNEGISVTFDDLWFYFASNRPGGEGQFDIYRTMVPEDLRRTYDFVFRGLVLDGSEAIMIGLDSTLKIYDDTKPIQVITSKRIGGDLSSEDSENFRTTIKTGKLYRVEVSSPGFHPTELLLDLRGNVGKDKEQYSQIILQPIRPTKDNRPDKTIQGIRFVVKDKKTDLVIPNAICFYFDDLTRKGKSVNSVDGHFDLEQNPTMDFEILARAKGYKEETFLFSKDKIAEMSGKETVLYLRNLKDFDSLYNIIIYFPFNERTLSDEDKKKLDLFADFLIQHKNEKVEIGGHTDNIGNKEYNINLSEDRALSVYQYLRLKGVPKERMKVQAYHYSQPIAENETEEGRSRNRRVNFKKID; this is encoded by the coding sequence ATGAAAAAAATCCTTATTTCTCTATTCATTTCGGTGTTTCCACTCCTTGCCCAACCACTTCCGAAGGTAAAGGATGTAAGGTTTTACCCACCGCTCAACACCCAAAATGTGGAGTACAATCCAATCATCTCCCCTACGGGAAGGTATTTGGTCTTCCAATCCAATCGGCCTGGTGGAGAAGGGGGAATGGACATTTGGATATCCGAAAACTTGAGTTTTCCAGACCGAATGAAATTTCCCGTTTGGTCCGCTCCTAAGAATTTTCGAGAACTGAACACTACTAATTTTGAAGGAATGTTTTCGATTCTCTTCGATGAAGAAGAGAAACCATATGAGTTATATTTCACATCTGTTCGAGATAAGTCCCAAAAAGATGTCAAAAAAAACCGTGAAGGATATGATGGGCTCAACCTTTATTATACAAAAATCAACCAGAGAACAGGTCTATGGTCTCTCCCCATCCATGTAAATGAAATCAATTCAAATTTTGAAGACAAAATGCCAGCCGTATCGCCTGACGGATGTTCTGTGGTATTTTCTTCCAATCGGCCAGGAGGGCTTGGTGGATTTGATCTTTGGATTTCCAAACGTGAACCAACCACAATCGATAGAGAAAAAAATCCAGACAAACCTAAAATCAAATGTAAGGATGGCGTGTGGCAAAAACCGATCTCTCTTGGAGCAGTGATCAATACAAGTGACGATGAAATTAGTCCCAATTTTCACTGGGATGGACTCAGACTGTATTTTAGCTCCAATCGAGGAGATAAAAATCGAAAGTTTAGTTTTTATTATAGTGAGTACAATGAAGTCACTCAACAATTTGATACTCCTAAACTTTTAGGAAATCCTTTTAATACCAACCAACCTTTGTCAGGCGAATCGACAGGATTCCCTTTTGATACACCTTCTGATTATTCCACTTACAGTTTATGGGAAGAAAGTGATAACGAAGGGATTTCTGTTACCTTTGATGATCTTTGGTTTTATTTTGCCTCGAATCGGCCAGGTGGGGAAGGGCAGTTTGATATTTATCGAACCATGGTTCCCGAAGATTTAAGGCGTACTTATGATTTTGTATTTCGTGGATTGGTGTTAGATGGTTCAGAAGCTATTATGATTGGCTTGGATTCCACTTTGAAAATCTATGATGACACAAAACCCATTCAAGTGATCACATCCAAACGCATCGGTGGAGATCTTTCTTCGGAAGATTCGGAAAATTTTCGAACAACAATAAAAACAGGAAAACTCTATCGTGTGGAAGTTTCCTCTCCGGGTTTTCATCCGACTGAACTATTACTCGACTTACGCGGAAATGTGGGTAAAGACAAAGAACAATATTCGCAAATCATATTACAACCGATTCGTCCCACAAAGGACAATCGACCCGACAAAACCATCCAAGGAATTCGTTTTGTTGTAAAAGATAAAAAAACAGATCTCGTGATTCCAAATGCAATTTGTTTTTATTTTGATGATCTGACTCGCAAAGGGAAATCAGTAAACTCGGTGGATGGCCATTTTGATTTAGAACAAAACCCAACGATGGATTTTGAAATTTTAGCTCGTGCCAAAGGGTACAAAGAAGAAACTTTTTTATTCTCCAAAGACAAAATTGCCGAGATGTCCGGAAAGGAAACTGTCTTATATCTTCGCAATCTCAAAGACTTTGATAGTCTGTACAATATAATAATTTATTTCCCATTCAATGAACGAACATTGAGTGATGAAGATAAGAAAAAACTAGACCTTTTTGCAGACTTCCTCATCCAACATAAGAATGAAAAAGTTGAAATTGGTGGGCATACTGACAATATAGGGAATAAGGAATACAACATCAATCTTAGTGAAGATAGAGCTCTGTCTGTGTATCAATATTTACGTCTGAAGGGGGTTCCAAAAGAAAGAATGAAAGTGCAAGCGTACCATTATTCTCAACCCATTGCAGAAAATGAAACAGAAGAAGGAAGATCTCGCAATAGACGTGTGAATTTCAAGAAGATAGACTGA
- a CDS encoding Re/Si-specific NAD(P)(+) transhydrogenase subunit alpha, whose amino-acid sequence MKIGVIKEPSYENRVAITPDVVDPLKKLGFTVAIETTAGDSAFFSDQDYKDVGATVESRDNILSGSDIVVSIHALDEASAKKIRKDKIYIATLSPLAFPKKVKEIANASFKIFSMDTIPRITRAQSMDVLSSQATVSGYKAVLLAASNYSRFFPMLTTAAGTITPARVLILGAGVAGLQAIATSRRLGAVVDVFDTRPEVKEQCMSLGAKFVEVEGAADASNTGGYAVEQSEDYQRRQKEAIAKYAEKADIIITTALIPGKRAPLLITKDMVDKMRQGSVIVDLAAVNGGNCELTENDKTIVYKGITIIGNSNLQSTQPMDASKMYAKNIVNFLKLFVNKEKQFNINLEDEIINACMIAENGSIRHKPTLALLGE is encoded by the coding sequence ATGAAAATAGGCGTAATCAAAGAACCATCGTATGAAAACCGAGTTGCGATCACTCCAGATGTTGTTGATCCTCTAAAAAAATTAGGATTCACTGTTGCGATTGAAACAACAGCAGGAGACAGTGCATTTTTCTCTGACCAAGATTATAAAGATGTTGGAGCTACAGTAGAATCGAGAGACAACATTCTCTCGGGATCAGATATTGTTGTTTCCATTCACGCATTGGACGAAGCAAGTGCTAAAAAAATTAGAAAAGACAAAATCTATATTGCGACACTTTCGCCTTTGGCTTTTCCAAAAAAAGTAAAAGAAATCGCGAACGCCTCTTTTAAAATCTTTTCGATGGATACAATTCCAAGAATCACGCGTGCACAATCTATGGACGTACTAAGTAGCCAAGCAACCGTTTCTGGATACAAAGCCGTTTTACTTGCTGCTTCCAATTACAGCAGATTTTTTCCAATGTTAACAACTGCAGCAGGAACGATTACACCTGCTCGAGTTTTAATTCTTGGTGCTGGTGTGGCAGGATTGCAAGCCATTGCAACCTCACGCCGATTAGGTGCAGTCGTTGATGTGTTTGATACAAGACCGGAAGTCAAAGAACAATGTATGTCTCTTGGCGCCAAGTTCGTTGAGGTAGAAGGAGCTGCTGATGCTTCCAACACAGGTGGATATGCAGTAGAACAATCAGAAGATTACCAAAGACGTCAGAAAGAAGCGATCGCAAAATATGCAGAAAAAGCAGATATCATTATTACAACTGCTCTCATTCCGGGAAAACGAGCTCCACTTCTGATTACAAAAGATATGGTCGATAAGATGAGACAAGGTTCAGTGATTGTTGATCTTGCAGCAGTCAATGGTGGAAACTGTGAATTGACAGAAAATGACAAAACCATTGTTTACAAAGGCATTACCATCATCGGGAACTCAAACCTTCAAAGTACACAACCAATGGATGCAAGCAAAATGTATGCAAAAAACATTGTGAACTTCCTCAAATTGTTTGTGAACAAAGAAAAACAATTCAATATCAACTTGGAAGATGAAATCATCAATGCATGTATGATTGCAGAAAATGGTTCTATCCGACATAAACCCACGTTAGCTCTTTTAGGAGAGTGA
- a CDS encoding lysophospholipid acyltransferase family protein, producing the protein MKYIGYFLSYLLVYFFYFPFKILPYHWCLSYGMFLTKLIYQFDKKHRKVAADNIRFAFPEYSEEQILNLVRAHYRHLGILLAHTLWAPRMTRAWLDKYLVVDEDSLKIEEETKKQGVGVILISGHFGTWEILVQFLGIRMKGGGIYKKVRNPFVDRLLKRMRSKNGVVLVPVQESTQVIKLLKQGYWIGFGADQNAGKAGIFVPFMNRLASTFVGPALMAYLTGAKMLYYSVLAGENGKVIVRVKDLGFVDKKLYPSKDDVIRHYTELWTKTLEEEVRLFPEQYFWVHRRWRTQPPAELSTKESD; encoded by the coding sequence ATGAAATATATTGGATACTTTTTATCTTATCTACTCGTTTACTTTTTCTATTTTCCATTTAAGATTTTGCCTTACCATTGGTGTTTGTCTTATGGGATGTTCCTTACAAAATTAATTTATCAATTTGATAAAAAACATAGAAAAGTTGCGGCAGATAACATTCGTTTTGCCTTTCCTGAATATTCAGAAGAACAAATTTTAAACTTAGTCAGAGCGCATTACAGACATTTAGGTATTTTGCTTGCACATACATTGTGGGCACCTCGTATGACGCGTGCTTGGTTAGATAAATATTTGGTAGTAGATGAAGATAGTTTAAAAATTGAAGAGGAAACCAAAAAACAAGGTGTAGGGGTCATTTTGATTTCTGGACATTTTGGTACATGGGAGATTTTGGTTCAATTTTTGGGCATTCGTATGAAGGGTGGTGGAATCTACAAAAAAGTGAGAAATCCTTTTGTGGATCGTCTCTTAAAACGAATGCGATCAAAAAATGGTGTGGTACTTGTTCCCGTACAAGAGTCCACTCAAGTGATCAAACTTTTAAAACAAGGGTATTGGATTGGGTTTGGTGCAGACCAAAATGCAGGTAAGGCGGGAATCTTTGTTCCGTTTATGAACAGACTTGCCTCTACCTTTGTTGGGCCAGCGCTGATGGCATATCTAACGGGAGCCAAGATGCTGTATTATTCAGTACTCGCTGGTGAAAATGGAAAAGTCATCGTCCGAGTGAAAGATTTAGGTTTTGTAGATAAAAAGTTATATCCAAGTAAAGATGATGTGATTCGCCATTATACAGAACTTTGGACCAAAACTTTGGAAGAGGAAGTAAGATTATTTCCGGAACAATACTTTTGGGTGCACAGAAGATGGCGCACTCAGCCCCCGGCTGAACTTAGCACGAAAGAATCAGACTAA
- the hisS gene encoding histidine--tRNA ligase, with product MKEQKLTTENYKGTRDFYPEDMRLRNYLFSVMKDVVRSYGYEEYDGPMVESLDLYRAKTGEEIVGKQIYNFIDKGDREVAIRPEMTPTVARMVAKKLRELPRPIRWFSIPNLWRYEQPGHGRLREHWQLNVDMFGVASSRAELEILSLACDILFAFGAPRNSFKVTISHRSLLDEFLLDGLKVSPNQAHEVSKILDKKNKITQEEYVALVSKTIPDDKEAVSKIDLFLNANVDSLKQIPGIKEETLNAIVGLFQEIKTIGLADIIFFDPSVVRGFDYYTGFIFEIFDTSPQNKRSLYGGGRYDNLIGLFSNEELTGIGFGLGDVTLQNFLTVHNLLPNFANDATVYIPLLDESSFAENHNFAKELRKEKINVEVSLVSQKMGKQLSYAEKKGYRWILLRGEDEIKSGTITLKDMASRNQFTFSFSEALQKIKEELSK from the coding sequence TTGAAAGAACAGAAATTAACTACAGAAAACTATAAAGGCACTCGGGATTTTTATCCTGAAGATATGCGCCTACGTAACTATTTATTCTCAGTCATGAAGGACGTTGTAAGGTCGTACGGATATGAAGAATATGACGGTCCCATGGTTGAATCTTTGGATTTGTACCGAGCTAAAACAGGTGAAGAAATTGTCGGAAAACAAATTTATAACTTTATCGATAAAGGGGATCGTGAGGTTGCCATTCGACCTGAAATGACTCCAACAGTTGCAAGGATGGTTGCTAAAAAATTACGTGAGTTACCGAGACCCATTCGTTGGTTCTCCATTCCCAATCTTTGGAGATACGAACAACCTGGTCATGGTAGACTCAGAGAACACTGGCAATTGAATGTTGATATGTTTGGAGTGGCAAGCAGTCGTGCGGAATTAGAAATTTTATCTTTAGCATGCGATATCCTCTTTGCCTTTGGTGCTCCCAGAAATAGTTTTAAAGTAACAATCTCGCATCGATCACTTCTCGATGAGTTTTTACTCGATGGACTAAAAGTGAGTCCCAACCAAGCCCACGAAGTTTCTAAGATTTTGGACAAAAAGAACAAAATCACACAAGAAGAGTACGTGGCTTTGGTTTCCAAAACAATCCCCGACGATAAAGAAGCTGTTTCCAAAATTGATTTGTTTCTTAATGCAAATGTTGATTCACTCAAACAAATCCCAGGAATCAAAGAAGAAACTCTAAATGCAATCGTCGGATTATTTCAAGAAATTAAAACCATTGGTTTAGCTGATATCATCTTTTTTGACCCATCTGTCGTTCGCGGATTTGATTATTACACTGGATTTATATTTGAAATCTTTGATACATCGCCGCAAAACAAGCGTTCCTTGTATGGTGGCGGAAGGTATGATAATTTAATTGGACTTTTTTCCAATGAAGAACTAACAGGAATTGGTTTTGGTTTGGGCGATGTTACTTTGCAAAACTTTTTAACCGTTCACAATCTTTTGCCTAATTTTGCAAATGATGCAACAGTCTATATCCCTCTCTTGGATGAATCTTCGTTTGCAGAAAATCACAATTTTGCAAAAGAATTAAGAAAAGAAAAAATCAATGTCGAGGTTTCTCTTGTTTCTCAAAAAATGGGAAAACAACTTTCCTATGCTGAGAAAAAAGGATACCGATGGATTTTACTTCGAGGCGAAGATGAAATCAAATCGGGAACCATAACTTTAAAAGACATGGCATCACGAAACCAATTCACGTTTAGTTTCTCGGAAGCACTTCAAAAGATTAAAGAAGAGCTCTCGAAATGA
- a CDS encoding septal ring lytic transglycosylase RlpA family protein, whose protein sequence is MQRLILITILLWFVSCSSADATRRDYSASGDPEDIFFERSQKTKPSGTNGSGDPVARSIMDDLDAKSKANTTTPQTELPTKKPITQFDEVGLSSWYGQKFQGRPTASGEPFDRMKMTGAHRTLPIGTVVKIQNLENQKEAVVRINDRGPFVDERIVDVSEKTAEILEFKDKGITKVGIKVLKKGEDELADDLDDSDLLDDTPQKPEKLTPVKPGVVKPNTAGKAFTVQVGVFQEKERAIKYQETIKSEYNQTVFVTPRDGKYVVQVGDFADRAKAESLKSKLKYDGIDCFISTR, encoded by the coding sequence ATGCAAAGACTCATACTCATCACCATACTTTTGTGGTTTGTGTCCTGCAGTTCAGCAGATGCCACAAGAAGGGATTATAGTGCTTCTGGAGATCCGGAAGATATTTTCTTCGAACGTTCACAAAAAACAAAACCATCTGGAACCAATGGTTCAGGAGACCCTGTTGCAAGATCCATCATGGATGATTTGGATGCAAAATCCAAAGCAAATACAACAACTCCACAAACCGAGTTACCAACAAAGAAACCGATCACTCAGTTTGATGAAGTTGGTTTGTCCTCTTGGTATGGGCAAAAGTTCCAAGGCCGTCCTACTGCAAGCGGGGAACCGTTTGACAGAATGAAGATGACAGGTGCCCACCGCACCCTTCCCATTGGAACAGTTGTTAAAATCCAAAACCTAGAAAACCAAAAAGAGGCAGTTGTCAGAATCAATGACAGAGGACCTTTCGTTGATGAAAGAATTGTCGATGTTTCCGAAAAAACAGCGGAAATCTTAGAATTCAAAGACAAAGGAATTACGAAAGTTGGGATCAAAGTTTTAAAGAAAGGGGAAGATGAGCTGGCTGATGATTTAGATGATTCTGATCTTCTAGATGATACCCCACAAAAACCCGAGAAACTGACTCCTGTGAAACCAGGTGTCGTAAAACCAAACACAGCAGGAAAAGCATTTACTGTACAAGTTGGAGTCTTCCAAGAAAAAGAAAGAGCCATCAAATACCAGGAAACCATCAAGTCTGAATACAACCAAACTGTCTTTGTAACTCCTAGAGATGGAAAATACGTCGTACAGGTTGGCGATTTTGCGGATCGAGCGAAAGCCGAATCTTTAAAATCAAAATTAAAATACGACGGTATTGATTGTTTTATTTCGACTCGATAG
- a CDS encoding tetratricopeptide repeat protein, whose amino-acid sequence MAQEIQTLFNEAVRLERNGEWDRAETQYKLVLEKNPNYHLAMQNLGVIYAKQGKHAEAIPLFSKAYQLSPNVKNCYNLAVSLYKHHETEKAISFLKQTLSFEKKFISAHLLLAQAYQKLGNDEKTEVYLKNVIKIEPHHKSALGGLAMFYYERNRFPESLKMIERYLILYPGNAQLKIIQSEILAKQGNYKASANLLTTMVKEDVGFTNFNESLHSTWQEDDAIAKESLERIQSKAKKKLKEFKTKLELSKENPDEFSPPDPQEALDLSLLYLFNGNPEKAMQYLVFAQKMKEKADSDGIS is encoded by the coding sequence ATGGCACAGGAAATTCAGACTCTATTCAATGAAGCAGTGCGATTGGAGCGAAATGGGGAATGGGACCGTGCCGAAACCCAATACAAACTGGTATTGGAAAAAAATCCAAATTACCATTTAGCGATGCAAAACTTGGGGGTGATCTACGCCAAACAAGGAAAACATGCAGAAGCCATCCCACTTTTTTCAAAAGCATACCAATTATCACCGAATGTTAAAAATTGCTACAACTTAGCCGTTTCCCTTTACAAACACCATGAAACGGAAAAGGCGATCAGTTTCCTGAAACAAACTCTATCCTTTGAAAAGAAGTTTATCTCTGCTCATTTGCTTTTGGCACAAGCCTACCAAAAATTGGGAAATGATGAGAAAACAGAAGTGTATCTCAAGAATGTCATCAAAATCGAACCGCACCACAAATCAGCTTTAGGAGGGCTTGCGATGTTTTATTATGAAAGGAATCGTTTTCCAGAAAGTTTAAAAATGATAGAACGTTATTTGATTTTATATCCTGGGAATGCCCAATTGAAAATCATCCAATCCGAGATCTTAGCAAAACAAGGTAATTACAAAGCATCCGCCAATTTGCTTACAACTATGGTAAAGGAAGACGTTGGTTTCACAAATTTTAATGAAAGCCTACATTCAACCTGGCAAGAGGATGATGCCATAGCCAAAGAAAGTTTGGAACGTATCCAATCCAAAGCCAAAAAGAAACTAAAAGAATTTAAAACGAAATTGGAGCTTTCGAAAGAAAATCCAGACGAGTTTTCACCACCTGATCCACAAGAAGCATTGGATTTGAGTTTGTTGTATCTTTTCAATGGAAACCCAGAAAAAGCGATGCAGTATTTGGTCTTTGCACAAAAGATGAAGGAAAAAGCTGATTCTGACGGAATTTCATAA
- a CDS encoding phosphatase PAP2 family protein, whose translation MNWINTIDLKLSTWIQKYLHHKNVSWILSRVNRGEVFALVLLPLMFMSDLYKPVYISLPFVLIFTFITDRLVLVLKKYFARKRPLVSVMGKVDSNPDMKHSFPSAHSANSIVVATILVIAFKETPYFFFFSLFAGVGRLITLHHFVSDILGGWVIGFCIGLIAVAVHYFFWPMMVTL comes from the coding sequence ATGAACTGGATCAACACAATTGATTTAAAACTTTCCACTTGGATCCAAAAATATTTACACCATAAAAACGTAAGTTGGATTCTTTCTCGAGTCAATCGAGGTGAAGTGTTCGCATTAGTTTTGTTACCCCTGATGTTTATGAGTGACTTATATAAACCAGTTTATATAAGTTTACCATTCGTTCTCATATTTACATTTATAACCGATCGACTGGTATTGGTCTTAAAAAAGTATTTTGCGAGAAAACGTCCCCTAGTCAGTGTTATGGGAAAGGTTGATTCCAATCCTGATATGAAACATTCGTTTCCTTCTGCACATAGCGCCAATTCAATCGTAGTTGCTACAATTCTTGTGATTGCCTTTAAAGAAACACCATATTTCTTTTTCTTTAGTTTGTTTGCCGGAGTGGGAAGGTTGATTACCTTACATCATTTCGTCAGTGATATTCTTGGAGGATGGGTTATCGGTTTCTGTATTGGACTGATTGCAGTAGCAGTTCATTACTTTTTCTGGCCTATGATGGTAACTTTATGA
- a CDS encoding DUF1577 domain-containing protein: MINRIKIHFDQEREYVPLEAVRVLPEFFKQMMSGNGLFLKGYDSPVKVKFKGERPDGAHIWELETMPEMIETIFTIQATPSFHVEIDYELQNQKDNLLLGKVIDRRQTYTVRQEPRNQKARGNVVASNFLIAKTNIDFSKLTGVSSQVILSDIQRTVLKNYPQSKVVFISSSIHSDEIDLMKEHKKPIFILDTENFESFDAPDVFDPKKTFEDEFLLDDKVIEYKKKKIGSYLYYPLFIQMKEMHFFAYLSLETERTRIPAEVLDLFKEVERTFQERIMDSNTHILDIKQNVLNVSRGGVALEINNMEIVQALKVKPSFTLDINFKLQAPIRMAIELRHLEEVNDFYRLGGRITGVSGDKKAKEIYHSLIDFFN, from the coding sequence ATGATCAATCGAATTAAAATTCATTTCGACCAAGAACGCGAGTATGTGCCCCTCGAAGCAGTTCGTGTTTTACCTGAGTTCTTCAAACAGATGATGTCAGGGAATGGTTTGTTTCTGAAAGGATATGACTCTCCAGTGAAAGTGAAGTTTAAGGGAGAACGGCCTGATGGAGCGCACATCTGGGAATTGGAAACAATGCCCGAAATGATTGAAACCATTTTTACGATCCAAGCCACTCCAAGTTTTCATGTAGAAATTGATTACGAACTTCAAAACCAGAAGGATAATTTATTATTGGGCAAGGTGATTGATCGTCGCCAAACTTATACAGTTCGTCAAGAACCACGAAATCAAAAGGCGAGAGGAAACGTTGTTGCATCAAATTTTTTAATCGCAAAAACCAATATTGATTTTTCTAAGTTAACCGGAGTTAGTTCTCAGGTAATCTTGTCAGATATTCAAAGAACGGTTTTGAAAAATTATCCTCAGTCCAAAGTTGTATTTATTTCATCTTCCATCCATAGTGATGAAATCGATTTGATGAAAGAACATAAAAAACCTATTTTTATTTTGGACACGGAAAACTTTGAATCTTTTGATGCTCCTGATGTTTTTGATCCTAAAAAAACTTTTGAAGACGAATTTTTGTTGGATGACAAGGTCATTGAATACAAAAAGAAAAAAATAGGTTCTTATCTGTATTATCCGCTATTCATTCAAATGAAAGAGATGCATTTTTTCGCATACCTTTCGCTTGAAACAGAACGAACTAGAATCCCTGCTGAAGTTTTGGATTTGTTTAAAGAGGTTGAACGTACGTTTCAGGAAAGAATTATGGATTCAAATACCCATATTCTTGATATTAAGCAGAACGTATTAAATGTCTCTAGAGGTGGAGTCGCCTTAGAGATCAACAATATGGAAATTGTCCAAGCACTAAAAGTGAAACCTTCGTTTACTTTGGATATCAATTTTAAGCTTCAAGCACCAATTCGAATGGCGATTGAATTACGTCATTTAGAAGAAGTGAATGATTTTTATCGTTTGGGTGGAAGGATTACGGGTGTGAGCGGAGATAAAAAAGCCAAAGAGATTTACCATAGTCTCATTGATTTTTTTAATTAG